One genomic segment of Armatimonadia bacterium includes these proteins:
- a CDS encoding (4Fe-4S)-binding protein: MLTAAEVKEFARNAGADLVGIGSMDRFEGAPKEMDPRYIFPEAQAIIGLAFRIPRGYLRGVEEGTHFYQYPSLGYAGINEVYAPMVLRELSCFLEDNGWEGAAFRNTGARMACSDITGTFDEEDPGLGRQLRFTEPVAPGLPAPDVMFQFRIAAFICGLGEIGYSKVFLTPEFGPRQRFAFVLTDAPLEPDPLYEGGLCDRCMRCVKECPIHAISGTEQVKVRVAGRDLEWGRLAEWQCFHGYTGSVKETNPFLPRDAFKEFPDGDAILAGEKVLTPAEVMKVQRITNSYYGAANGYNPAMCGGRGCLRACMVHLEERGVLTNQFNSPFRKRKPWRL, from the coding sequence GTGCTAACTGCTGCAGAGGTGAAGGAGTTTGCGCGCAACGCAGGTGCCGACCTCGTCGGCATCGGCTCCATGGACCGCTTCGAAGGCGCGCCCAAGGAGATGGACCCGCGCTACATCTTCCCGGAGGCCCAGGCCATCATTGGCCTTGCCTTCCGCATCCCGCGGGGATACCTGCGAGGTGTTGAGGAGGGTACGCACTTCTACCAGTACCCCTCTCTGGGTTACGCGGGGATCAACGAAGTCTACGCGCCGATGGTACTGCGGGAGCTTTCCTGCTTCCTCGAGGACAACGGTTGGGAGGGCGCAGCCTTCCGCAACACTGGTGCCCGCATGGCCTGCTCGGACATCACCGGCACCTTCGACGAGGAGGACCCGGGATTGGGCCGCCAACTGCGCTTCACCGAGCCCGTGGCCCCCGGCCTTCCTGCGCCTGATGTCATGTTCCAGTTCCGCATTGCAGCCTTCATCTGCGGCCTTGGGGAGATCGGCTACAGCAAGGTGTTCCTGACGCCGGAGTTCGGACCGCGTCAGCGCTTCGCCTTCGTCCTCACCGACGCTCCGCTTGAGCCGGACCCACTGTATGAGGGCGGCCTGTGCGACCGCTGCATGCGCTGCGTCAAGGAGTGCCCGATCCACGCCATCAGTGGTACTGAGCAGGTCAAGGTCCGAGTTGCCGGGCGCGATCTGGAATGGGGCCGCCTCGCCGAGTGGCAGTGCTTCCACGGCTACACCGGCAGCGTCAAGGAGACCAACCCCTTCCTGCCACGCGACGCCTTCAAGGAGTTCCCCGACGGCGACGCCATCCTGGCCGGCGAGAAGGTCCTCACTCCCGCCGAAGTGATGAAAGTGCAGCGCATCACCAACAGCTACTATGGCGCCGCCAACGGTTACAATCCGGCAATGTGCGGTGGTCGTGGATGCCTGCGTGCCTGCATGGTTCATCTGGAGGAGCGCGGCGTGCTCACCAACCAGTTCAACTCGCCCTTCCGCAAGCGCAAGCCCTGGCGCCTGTGA
- a CDS encoding beta-L-arabinofuranosidase domain-containing protein: protein MADQPVCRKLVPVPFTQVRVADRFWTPRIDANREVTLRAEYKQLKETGRIDVFDLTWKEGMTPVPHQFWDSDVAKWVEAVAYSLADHPDPDLEALLDEVIAKIAGAQQPDGYLNTYFTLVKPEERFKHLSWSHELYSAGHLMEAAVAHFQATGKRTLLDVMARYADYIDSYFGPGKTFGSDGHEEIELALVKLYHATGEERYLRLCEFFVNARGQHPGIFEEEWGGKQQAAGRDRSYCQDHLPVREMSEVTGHAVRAMYLYCGMADLANETGDEGLLHACERLWDHVTLKNMYLTGGIGSTRANEGFTRDYDLPNESAYCETCAAIGLVFWAHRLLQFDADGRYADILERALYNGVISGVSQDGSKFFYVNPLESSGDHHRQDWFGCACCPPNIARILASLPGYLYSLAGGAEARELYVHLYAAGTATLELAGQKVTVTQETDYPWDGTVRMRLQPEQPARFALSLRIPGWCEGARLTVDGEEIALKPRKGYVRVSRRWTGSEVVELTLPMPVERVEAHPEVKADSGCVALQRGPVVYCLEAADNAFPLQEVVLPAEAEFKTAFRKNLLGGVVVLEAEALVGDTGGWKKQLYRPSATSYKPRKITAVPYCVWDNREPGAMRVWLRGTL from the coding sequence ATGGCCGACCAGCCTGTATGCCGCAAACTCGTACCCGTACCCTTCACCCAGGTGCGGGTCGCCGACCGTTTCTGGACGCCGCGCATCGATGCGAACCGCGAAGTGACCCTTCGGGCCGAGTACAAGCAGCTCAAGGAAACCGGCCGCATTGATGTCTTCGACCTCACGTGGAAGGAGGGCATGACGCCGGTCCCGCACCAGTTCTGGGACTCCGACGTCGCCAAGTGGGTCGAGGCCGTCGCCTACTCCCTGGCCGACCATCCGGACCCCGATCTGGAAGCCCTCCTCGACGAGGTCATCGCCAAGATCGCCGGAGCGCAGCAGCCCGATGGGTATCTCAACACCTACTTCACGCTGGTGAAGCCCGAGGAGCGGTTCAAGCACCTCTCCTGGTCCCATGAGCTGTACTCCGCCGGACACCTCATGGAGGCCGCCGTTGCGCACTTCCAGGCCACCGGCAAGCGCACGCTGCTGGACGTCATGGCCCGTTACGCGGACTATATCGACTCCTACTTCGGCCCTGGCAAGACCTTCGGCTCTGATGGGCATGAGGAGATCGAGCTGGCTCTCGTGAAGCTGTACCATGCCACCGGTGAGGAGCGCTACCTGCGGCTCTGCGAGTTCTTCGTCAATGCTCGTGGGCAGCACCCCGGCATCTTCGAGGAGGAATGGGGAGGCAAGCAGCAGGCTGCCGGACGCGACCGCTCCTACTGCCAGGATCATCTCCCCGTCCGCGAGATGTCTGAGGTGACCGGCCACGCCGTGCGGGCGATGTACCTGTACTGCGGGATGGCCGACCTGGCCAACGAGACCGGAGACGAGGGACTGCTCCACGCCTGCGAGCGTCTCTGGGACCACGTCACCCTCAAGAATATGTACCTCACCGGCGGGATCGGCAGCACCCGCGCCAATGAGGGCTTCACCCGCGACTACGACCTGCCCAATGAGTCGGCCTACTGCGAGACCTGCGCCGCCATTGGTCTCGTGTTCTGGGCACACCGGCTCCTGCAGTTTGACGCCGACGGTCGATACGCCGACATCCTGGAGCGCGCCCTGTACAACGGCGTCATCAGCGGCGTGTCGCAGGATGGCAGCAAGTTCTTCTACGTGAACCCGCTGGAGAGCTCCGGCGACCATCACCGGCAGGACTGGTTCGGCTGCGCCTGCTGCCCGCCCAACATCGCGCGGATTCTGGCCTCGCTGCCCGGATACCTGTACTCGCTGGCCGGCGGTGCTGAGGCCAGGGAGCTGTACGTACACCTGTACGCTGCGGGCACGGCGACGCTCGAGCTTGCAGGGCAGAAGGTCACCGTCACCCAGGAGACCGACTACCCCTGGGACGGGACCGTGCGGATGCGACTGCAGCCTGAGCAGCCGGCACGTTTCGCCCTGAGCCTGCGAATTCCGGGCTGGTGTGAAGGTGCGCGGCTGACGGTAGATGGCGAGGAGATCGCGCTGAAGCCGCGCAAGGGCTACGTGCGTGTGAGCCGCCGCTGGACGGGAAGTGAAGTCGTGGAGCTGACCTTGCCGATGCCGGTGGAGCGCGTTGAGGCACACCCCGAAGTCAAGGCCGACTCCGGCTGCGTGGCGCTGCAACGTGGCCCGGTGGTATACTGCCTCGAAGCCGCGGACAACGCCTTCCCGCTGCAGGAGGTAGTTCTGCCTGCTGAGGCCGAGTTCAAGACCGCCTTCCGCAAGAACTTGCTGGGCGGGGTTGTAGTGCTGGAGGCGGAGGCGCTGGTGGGCGACACCGGCGGCTGGAAGAAGCAGCTTTACCGTCCATCGGCGACGTCCTACAAGCCGCGCAAGATCACTGCCGTTCCGTACTGTGTCTGGGACAACCGCGAGCCCGGTGCGATGCGCGTCTGGCTACGCGGCACACTCTGA
- a CDS encoding DegT/DnrJ/EryC1/StrS family aminotransferase encodes MSASKLALLGGEPIGIPSQEKHPAFSAEALERVIDVMQRGRTVGLNKTVPEIGEAEEAIARWQGVKNCLVTSSGHSALHSSIIGLEISWGDEVITTPFTWGASISCILHNNAVPVFVDVCPDTGLLDPDKVEAAVTPRTRAILAVHIFGQAANMTALRQIADRHGLALIEDGSQGHGAIHAGRKVGTFGDAAGFSCMGGKLLATAEGGYMVTPHDDVYWKAALGGQHMGRSPEPGFPHEKFGQYIDSLVYTYRLSPMVAVLLSEQVKKLDEENAGRRRNVAWLREFLRDAKIVQFPQYAPGDDPVYHMLTMNFDAEYAGISKNTFFAAMRAEGVGCFQYIPSPIPTWTRLHWQTYDGPKVMWTEPLRQSGIDYRQVQVPNCVRKIERSVEMGWNFVEPSEEKMKQLASVFQKVEENLPALREWEKSQPA; translated from the coding sequence ATGTCTGCATCGAAGCTCGCGTTGTTGGGTGGAGAGCCGATCGGCATTCCATCACAGGAGAAGCATCCCGCCTTTTCGGCGGAAGCGCTGGAGCGTGTCATCGATGTCATGCAGCGGGGACGGACCGTCGGCCTGAACAAGACGGTTCCGGAGATCGGCGAGGCCGAGGAAGCAATCGCCAGGTGGCAGGGCGTGAAGAACTGCCTGGTCACCTCCTCCGGCCACTCCGCACTGCATAGCTCCATCATCGGTCTTGAGATCTCCTGGGGCGATGAGGTCATCACCACGCCCTTCACCTGGGGTGCCTCGATCTCATGCATCCTGCACAACAACGCCGTCCCGGTCTTCGTGGACGTGTGCCCCGATACGGGTCTTCTCGATCCGGACAAGGTCGAGGCGGCCGTCACGCCCCGGACCAGGGCCATCCTCGCGGTGCACATCTTCGGCCAGGCTGCAAACATGACCGCCCTGCGACAGATCGCCGATCGCCACGGGCTGGCGCTGATTGAGGACGGCAGCCAGGGCCACGGCGCGATTCATGCCGGCCGCAAAGTGGGCACCTTCGGCGACGCTGCGGGGTTCTCTTGTATGGGCGGGAAGTTGCTGGCGACGGCTGAGGGTGGGTACATGGTCACGCCCCACGACGACGTGTACTGGAAGGCCGCCCTTGGCGGCCAGCACATGGGGCGCTCACCGGAGCCGGGGTTCCCGCACGAGAAGTTCGGGCAGTACATTGACTCGCTGGTCTACACTTACCGCCTCTCGCCGATGGTCGCCGTGCTGCTGTCGGAGCAGGTGAAGAAGCTCGACGAAGAGAACGCCGGCCGCCGCCGCAACGTAGCCTGGCTGCGCGAGTTCCTACGGGACGCCAAGATCGTGCAGTTCCCGCAGTATGCGCCGGGGGACGACCCGGTGTACCATATGCTGACGATGAACTTCGACGCGGAGTATGCCGGCATCAGCAAGAACACCTTCTTCGCGGCCATGAGGGCCGAGGGAGTAGGCTGCTTCCAGTACATTCCTTCGCCGATCCCGACCTGGACGCGCTTGCACTGGCAGACCTACGACGGGCCGAAGGTCATGTGGACGGAGCCCCTCCGGCAGAGCGGCATCGACTACCGGCAGGTCCAGGTGCCGAACTGCGTGCGCAAGATCGAGCGCTCGGTGGAGATGGGCTGGAACTTCGTCGAGCCGAGTGAAGAGAAGATGAAGCAGTTGGCCTCGGTCTTCCAGAAGGTCGAGGAGAACCTGCCGGCACTGCGTGAGTGGGAGAAGAGCCAACCGGCCTAG
- a CDS encoding cupin domain-containing protein encodes MPSEPYRTLDGSIVTELVRPEGESSRNLSVAEAVLMPGQSTIAHYHSLSEEVYYVLEGSGVLYLNSVPQDLSVGQAHLIRPGEEHKMTCAGTRPLRILCLCAPPYQHEDTTLTEPVVA; translated from the coding sequence ATGCCCTCGGAGCCCTACCGGACACTGGACGGGTCGATCGTCACGGAACTAGTGCGGCCCGAAGGTGAGTCAAGCCGGAACCTGAGCGTGGCCGAAGCGGTCCTTATGCCGGGGCAAAGCACGATCGCCCACTATCATTCGCTCAGCGAAGAGGTCTACTATGTGCTGGAGGGCAGCGGCGTGCTGTACCTCAACAGCGTGCCGCAGGATCTCTCCGTGGGCCAGGCGCATCTGATCCGCCCGGGCGAGGAGCACAAGATGACCTGCGCCGGGACCAGGCCCTTGCGGATCCTGTGCCTGTGTGCACCGCCCTACCAGCATGAGGACACGACGCTGACGGAGCCGGTGGTGGCATGA
- a CDS encoding peptidyl-prolyl cis-trans isomerase: MRASLATPSAAARLTRGLLILALAAGTLGISACGDNLPEDNRVVATVNGKKITHGDLIRQLEQSRGPAAVMKLLDQQLIEAEAARRKLTLSDAERDAGLERAAARVGSMKDLKAKLNQLGIPLEAYRQEIATDLLLDKIAQQEVKVSEEEIKQYYGEHQEEFTKGPRTRARMMMFRDQSSAEAVLTALKEPGADFAGLAQNLSEDDATRSAGGDMGYFEKNDYATAITEAAFALKPGQISGIVKAPDGWVILKAEDHKAAGVMPLEEVRDQILQRLKRDKLQPMRDEWLVQARDKASLRIRDRVLREAVRASLGYVKPAPMPGEL; this comes from the coding sequence GTGCGAGCAAGCCTTGCGACACCCTCTGCAGCCGCGCGGCTCACCCGAGGACTCCTGATCCTCGCGCTTGCGGCGGGGACACTGGGCATCAGCGCCTGTGGTGATAACCTGCCCGAGGACAACCGCGTGGTTGCCACAGTGAACGGCAAAAAGATCACGCACGGCGACCTGATCCGGCAGCTCGAGCAGTCGCGTGGTCCAGCGGCGGTGATGAAGCTCCTCGATCAGCAGCTCATCGAGGCCGAGGCGGCACGGCGCAAGCTGACGCTCAGCGACGCCGAACGAGATGCTGGCTTGGAGCGTGCGGCCGCTCGCGTCGGGTCGATGAAGGACCTGAAGGCAAAGCTGAACCAACTCGGGATCCCCCTGGAGGCCTACCGGCAGGAGATCGCGACCGACCTGCTGCTGGACAAGATCGCCCAGCAGGAGGTCAAGGTCTCCGAGGAGGAGATCAAGCAGTACTACGGGGAGCACCAGGAGGAGTTCACGAAGGGGCCTCGCACACGCGCTCGCATGATGATGTTCCGTGACCAGTCCAGTGCCGAGGCGGTGCTCACGGCGCTTAAGGAGCCGGGCGCTGACTTCGCCGGCCTGGCGCAGAACCTGTCCGAAGATGACGCCACGAGATCCGCCGGCGGGGACATGGGCTACTTCGAGAAGAACGACTACGCCACCGCCATCACCGAGGCAGCCTTCGCCCTCAAGCCGGGACAGATCAGCGGGATCGTCAAGGCGCCCGATGGCTGGGTCATCCTGAAGGCGGAAGACCACAAGGCAGCCGGTGTCATGCCGCTGGAGGAAGTTCGCGACCAGATTCTGCAGCGCCTCAAGCGAGACAAGCTTCAGCCGATGCGAGACGAGTGGCTGGTCCAGGCACGCGACAAGGCATCGCTGCGGATCAGGGATCGGGTCTTGCGCGAGGCCGTCAGGGCCTCCCTGGGGTACGTCAAACCGGCGCCGATGCCGGGCGAGCTGTAG
- the glyA gene encoding serine hydroxymethyltransferase yields MDRSILEADYELAKIVDAELERQRKTLMLIPSENYASRAVMAACGSVLTNKYAEGYPYKRYYNGCGNYDKIEQLAIDRAKSLFGADHANVQLHTGSQANMAAYWALLQPGDRILAMSVAQGGHLTHGDKVNFSGHAYDCHFYGLDPDTDQLNYDNILEIARELRPKLIICGASAYPRIIDFRRFREIADEVGAYMMSDIAHICGLVAAEAHPSPVPYADIVTSTTHKTLRGPRGALLLCKEQYAKAVDRAVFPGVQAGPLMHIIAAKAVCFKEASEFGFREYQRQIIRNAQQLARTLQENDFDLVTGGTDNHLLLVRLTNKNITGRVAADLLEMAGMTINKNLVPNDPLPARETSGIRPGTPGMTTRGMKEAEMIKVGQWMARVIHDGRKSDDTPNEEVLNAVRAEVEELCEAFPIYQSL; encoded by the coding sequence ATGGACCGAAGCATTCTCGAAGCCGACTATGAGCTGGCGAAGATCGTCGACGCCGAACTCGAGCGGCAGCGCAAGACGCTCATGCTCATCCCCTCCGAAAACTACGCGAGCCGTGCCGTCATGGCCGCCTGCGGATCCGTTCTGACCAACAAGTATGCCGAGGGCTACCCGTACAAGCGGTACTACAACGGCTGCGGCAATTACGACAAGATCGAGCAACTGGCCATCGACCGCGCCAAGTCCCTGTTCGGCGCCGATCACGCCAACGTCCAGCTTCACACCGGCTCGCAAGCCAACATGGCGGCCTACTGGGCGCTGCTGCAGCCGGGCGACCGCATCCTTGCCATGAGCGTTGCCCAGGGCGGCCACCTCACCCACGGCGACAAGGTCAACTTCAGCGGCCACGCCTACGACTGCCACTTCTACGGTCTGGACCCGGACACTGACCAGCTCAACTACGACAACATCCTGGAGATCGCTCGCGAGCTGCGGCCCAAGCTCATCATCTGCGGCGCCAGCGCCTATCCGCGGATTATCGACTTCAGGCGTTTCCGGGAGATTGCCGACGAAGTGGGCGCGTACATGATGTCCGACATCGCCCACATCTGCGGCCTCGTGGCGGCTGAAGCTCATCCGTCCCCGGTGCCCTATGCCGACATCGTCACCTCCACCACTCACAAGACCCTGCGCGGACCGCGTGGCGCCCTCCTGCTGTGCAAGGAGCAGTATGCCAAGGCCGTAGACCGCGCCGTCTTCCCCGGCGTGCAGGCCGGTCCGCTTATGCACATCATCGCGGCCAAGGCCGTCTGCTTCAAGGAGGCCTCGGAGTTCGGCTTCCGTGAGTACCAGCGCCAGATCATCCGCAATGCTCAGCAGCTCGCCCGCACGCTGCAGGAGAACGACTTCGACCTGGTCACCGGCGGCACCGACAACCATCTGCTGCTCGTGCGCCTCACCAACAAGAACATCACCGGCCGTGTCGCCGCCGACCTGCTTGAAATGGCGGGCATGACCATCAACAAGAACCTGGTGCCGAACGATCCCTTGCCGGCCCGCGAGACCTCCGGTATCCGCCCGGGCACTCCCGGCATGACCACCCGCGGCATGAAAGAGGCCGAGATGATCAAGGTCGGTCAGTGGATGGCCAGGGTCATCCACGACGGTCGCAAGTCCGACGACACGCCCAACGAAGAGGTTCTCAACGCAGTCCGAGCCGAAGTCGAGGAGCTCTGCGAGGCCTTCCCGATCTACCAGTCCCTCTAA
- a CDS encoding DUF4276 family protein, giving the protein MEGYSMRRVKVVFALEGHRDYQVIPILAQRVITQRHPEVLLAFPQRLGRKKGHGFISELHTIIRQADARGDELCVAVVDANDHMTDRRRQLREAVEKAGPVSLSVVTGIANHALEAWLLADEQAVSQALSNSPAIGRCKDPRSLRNPKDTLEEIIRAATDHAEYYTDAIGAAIAHTADLSVLRDRCPDFDAFAGELLNSRLLRTID; this is encoded by the coding sequence GTGGAGGGCTACTCGATGAGGCGGGTTAAGGTGGTGTTCGCGCTGGAGGGGCACCGCGACTACCAGGTGATACCCATCCTTGCCCAACGTGTCATCACCCAGCGACACCCGGAGGTGCTACTGGCCTTCCCGCAGCGTCTGGGGCGGAAGAAGGGCCATGGGTTCATATCCGAACTGCACACAATCATCAGACAAGCCGATGCCCGCGGGGACGAGTTGTGCGTGGCTGTGGTGGACGCCAACGACCATATGACAGACCGCCGCAGGCAGTTGAGGGAAGCCGTAGAGAAGGCGGGCCCGGTGAGCCTTTCGGTCGTCACCGGGATCGCCAACCATGCTCTGGAAGCTTGGCTACTTGCTGATGAGCAGGCGGTATCCCAGGCTCTATCGAACAGCCCGGCGATTGGCCGCTGCAAGGACCCGAGAAGTCTCCGGAACCCAAAGGACACGCTTGAGGAGATCATCAGAGCCGCAACCGACCACGCCGAGTACTATACGGACGCCATCGGAGCTGCGATAGCACACACCGCAGACCTTAGTGTGCTGCGGGACAGATGCCCAGATTTCGATGCCTTCGCAGGCGAGTTACTGAACAGCAGACTTCTTCGCACGATCGACTGA